Within the Echinicola sp. 20G genome, the region CTTTGACTTACTGTTTTAATAAAATATTGAAAGCGGCTTAGGCCGCTTTTTTTTTGCCTCATTTTTAAATTATTGTGCTTTTGGTGGTGGCAGAGGTTTTGTCACTTTACAAATTTAACTTAACTTCAATGGCCAAAATAAGACCAATGGAATTATACTCGCCCGAATATTTTATGAATGAGGCCTTAAAGCAGGCCAATATTGCTTTTGAAGAAGAGGAAATTCCAGTGGGTGCAGTGATGGTTTGTAGAAATAGGATCATTGCCAGGGCCTATAACCAAACCGAGAAACTGACAGATGTGACTGCTCATGCGGAGATTTTGGCGATTACTGCAGCATCAAACTCCTTGGGGGCCAAATACCTCACAGAATGTGAACTTTATGTTACATTGGAGCCATGTGTGATGTGTGCAGGTGCAAGTTTTTGGGCTCAGCTTGGTGGCATCCATTTTGCTGCATCTGATCCTAGAAGAGGCTATGGGCGATTGAATGAAGGGATTTTACATCCCAAGACCAAAATCAGCAAAGGTTTGATGGAAAATGAATCCAAGTCACTGTTAGATGCTTTTTTTAAAAAATTGAGAAATTAGCATTAAGGGCCTTTCGGAGAACCATTTTTAAATTAACTTGGTTTGATTGGTAAGTGATTTAATACAGAAATAATTATTTAATGTTTAACTATAAAATTTTATAAACAATGGCTTTTGAGTTACCACAATTACCTTATGACGTAAATGCATTGGAACCAAATATCGATGCAAAGACAATGGAAATCCACCACGGAAAACACCACAATGGTTATGTTACCAAATTGAACGCTGCTATTGAGGGTACTGATCTGGAAGGAAAAAGCCTAGAAGATTTGATGAAAGTGGCCGGTTCTAACGGAGCGGTAAGAAATAATGGCGGTGGACACTACAACCACTCTTTATTCTGGACAATTTTGTCACCAAATGGTGGTGGCGCTCCATCTGGGGATTTAGCAGCAGCAATTGATGCCAAATTTGGCTCTTTTGATAAGCTTAAGGAAGAATTTGACAATGCAGCAGCTACCCGCTTTGGTTCAGGCTGGGCATGGTTAAGTGTAGATGGAAGCGGTGAACTTTTCGTGTCCTCTACTCCTAATCAAGACAATCCAGTAATGGACATAGCTGAAGCTAAAGGTACTCCTATCCTTGGCTTGGATGTTTGGGAGCACGCATACTATTTGAACTACCAAAACAGAAGACCTGATTATATTACTGCTTTCTGGAATGTAGTAAACTGGGAAGAAGTAGGTAAAAGATATGCAGCGGCTAAATAAGCCCTCAAAGATTAAAATTAACTGAGAAAGTCCTCGGTTCACATTGGTGGATCGGGGATTTTTATTTTTTGAACTGTTCATAAACCGTACGATCGGACTGTTCGGTTTTGATACAGTTGTTTTTTGGTCTATTGCCTAAAAACAACTCCTGTTGAGTGTTTCGGCCTGTTTCTTTTCTTGGCACTAGTTTTTCAAGGTGGAGAGAAGGATTTGCAATTGAAACAGGCACATGAGAACATCTTACCAATTATTCGTTATAATATTTTCTTTCCTTTTGATCTCCAGTCATGCCCTGGCTCAGGATAGCCATGAGCTTTATGGCAAAGTTCAGGATGCCAAAGGTGAAGTGCTTCCTTTTGCCAATGTGGCATTGGTAACAGCGGCAACAGGAGAAATGATCTCTGGCGCTGTTTCGGATGATCGAGGAAACTTTTCCATCAAGACCGAAAAGTCTGGAATGGCAGTTTTGAATGTTTCCACTATTGGTTTTAAAACCTACACTTCTGAGCAAATCAACCTGGAAAGTGTTTCCAAAAAAAATATGGGAACCATCAACCTAGAGGAAGAAGCGACTTCACTTGATGAAGTGGAAGTGAGAAGTAGTCGTCCTGAAGTTACTATTCAAGCTGACAGAACTGTGGTGAACATTGAAGGAACTGTAATGGCAGAGGGTAGTAATGCATTGGAAGTGATCGGAAGGTCTCCGGGAGTCTATGTAGACAGTGATGGTAATATAAACCTCAACGGACGTTCTGGGGTGATAGTATTGTTGGATGACAGGCAGACTTATATGAGTGCCAAAGAGCTCGCGGACTTTTTGAGGGCGATGCCGGCTGATAATATCAAGAGCATAGAAGTGATCAGTAATCCTCCAGCCAAGTATGATGCGGAAGGAGCTGCTGGTGTGCTCAATATCAAGTTGAAGAAGA harbors:
- a CDS encoding nucleoside deaminase, which produces MELYSPEYFMNEALKQANIAFEEEEIPVGAVMVCRNRIIARAYNQTEKLTDVTAHAEILAITAASNSLGAKYLTECELYVTLEPCVMCAGASFWAQLGGIHFAASDPRRGYGRLNEGILHPKTKISKGLMENESKSLLDAFFKKLRN
- a CDS encoding superoxide dismutase, whose product is MAFELPQLPYDVNALEPNIDAKTMEIHHGKHHNGYVTKLNAAIEGTDLEGKSLEDLMKVAGSNGAVRNNGGGHYNHSLFWTILSPNGGGAPSGDLAAAIDAKFGSFDKLKEEFDNAAATRFGSGWAWLSVDGSGELFVSSTPNQDNPVMDIAEAKGTPILGLDVWEHAYYLNYQNRRPDYITAFWNVVNWEEVGKRYAAAK